A stretch of the Archangium violaceum genome encodes the following:
- the bglX gene encoding beta-glucosidase BglX, producing the protein MSVGERRGRIRQALWRSARANGIVALLFSLGAGAVQAPSNTQLAGAELNRRVEKLLRRMTLEEKAGQLAQYSPGTPTGPGTGRDDYETLVRTGAVGSLFNVVGARETNHYQRIAMEQSRLKIPLLFGFDVIHGHRTIFPTPLAMASSFDPALVEQAMRMAGAEASSEGIRWVFSPMVDIARDARWGRIIEGSGEDPYLGAAMARAYVRGYQGRSLADPTSVAASVKHFAAYGAAEAGRDYNTVDMSELTLRQVYLPPFQAAVEEGAATMMSAFNSLNGVPATANPQLLTGILRKEWGFNGFVVSDWTAIQELVNHGIALDGATAVRKALTAGVEMDMESHLYGPGIPQLVRSGKLSQAVVDEAVRRVLRVKFALGLFEHPYADEKAAAYSATAEKRELARRVAEESIVLLKNEGGVLPLSSSGQKIALIGPLADSAADMLGAWSGKGDPRDVVTLRAALERRLEGKAQLLYAKGTGILSHDPSGLQQAVKAAEASDVVIAALGEDASLMSGEAASRTRLGLPGEQEQLLQALAATGKPVVLVLFNGHPLLLENAQAHARAIVEAWHPGLEAGNAVANLLFGDVNFSARLPVSLPRGVGQLPLYYSHLSTGRPAGTADLTRLPTSTGEKYVSRYIDEQNSPLYPFGYGLSYTTFDFSPPVLSVPVLKAATVKKRGQGVMRVKSQVRNTGKVRGTVVAQLYLRIRGASTAQPVRRLVGFQRLTLTPGESRDVEFELGFQELSFLDASAARVVEPGTQYDLWVGDSSEATQHARFVME; encoded by the coding sequence ATGAGCGTGGGAGAGCGGCGAGGCCGGATCCGGCAGGCGCTGTGGCGAAGCGCGAGAGCCAACGGAATCGTCGCGCTCCTCTTCTCCCTCGGAGCGGGGGCGGTCCAAGCGCCGTCCAACACGCAGCTGGCTGGGGCCGAACTGAATCGCCGGGTCGAGAAGCTGCTGCGACGGATGACGCTCGAGGAAAAGGCCGGCCAGCTCGCTCAATATTCACCCGGCACGCCCACCGGTCCAGGCACCGGCCGCGACGACTACGAGACGCTGGTGCGCACCGGAGCCGTGGGCTCGCTGTTCAACGTGGTCGGAGCCCGGGAAACCAATCACTATCAACGCATCGCGATGGAGCAGAGCCGCCTCAAGATACCCCTGCTCTTTGGCTTCGATGTGATCCACGGCCACCGCACCATCTTCCCGACCCCCCTGGCCATGGCGTCGAGCTTCGATCCCGCCCTGGTGGAGCAGGCCATGCGCATGGCCGGAGCGGAAGCCTCCTCGGAGGGCATCCGCTGGGTGTTCTCCCCCATGGTCGATATCGCGCGTGACGCCCGCTGGGGCCGTATCATCGAGGGCTCGGGAGAGGACCCCTACCTGGGGGCCGCCATGGCACGGGCCTACGTCCGGGGCTATCAGGGCAGGTCGCTGGCGGACCCCACCTCGGTGGCGGCCTCGGTGAAGCACTTCGCCGCCTACGGCGCGGCGGAAGCGGGCCGGGACTACAACACGGTCGACATGTCCGAGCTGACGCTTCGGCAGGTGTATCTGCCGCCCTTCCAGGCCGCCGTCGAGGAGGGCGCGGCCACGATGATGAGCGCCTTCAATTCGCTCAATGGGGTGCCAGCCACGGCCAATCCCCAGCTCCTGACCGGCATCCTGAGAAAGGAGTGGGGCTTCAACGGTTTCGTGGTCAGTGATTGGACCGCGATCCAGGAGTTGGTGAACCATGGCATCGCATTGGACGGGGCAACGGCCGTTCGCAAGGCGCTGACGGCCGGCGTCGAGATGGACATGGAGAGCCATCTCTATGGGCCCGGGATTCCACAGCTGGTGCGCTCCGGCAAGCTGAGCCAGGCGGTGGTGGACGAGGCCGTGCGCCGCGTGCTGCGCGTCAAGTTCGCGCTGGGGCTCTTCGAGCATCCGTATGCGGACGAGAAGGCCGCGGCCTATTCGGCGACCGCGGAGAAGCGCGAGCTGGCCCGGCGCGTGGCGGAAGAATCCATCGTCCTGCTGAAGAACGAGGGAGGGGTGCTGCCGCTCTCCTCCTCGGGGCAGAAGATCGCGCTCATCGGTCCGCTGGCGGACTCGGCGGCCGACATGCTGGGAGCCTGGAGCGGCAAGGGTGACCCCAGGGACGTCGTCACCCTGCGCGCCGCGCTGGAGCGCCGATTGGAGGGCAAGGCCCAACTGCTCTACGCGAAGGGAACCGGCATCCTCTCGCATGACCCTTCCGGCCTCCAGCAGGCCGTGAAGGCAGCGGAGGCCTCCGACGTGGTGATCGCCGCGCTGGGCGAGGACGCGAGCCTGATGAGTGGCGAAGCCGCCTCACGTACCCGACTCGGTCTGCCCGGAGAGCAGGAGCAGTTGCTCCAGGCCCTGGCCGCCACCGGCAAGCCGGTCGTCCTGGTCCTGTTCAATGGCCATCCCCTGCTCCTCGAAAACGCCCAAGCGCACGCCAGGGCCATCGTGGAGGCCTGGCATCCCGGGCTCGAGGCCGGTAACGCGGTGGCCAACCTGCTGTTTGGCGACGTGAACTTCAGCGCCCGGCTGCCGGTCAGCCTGCCCCGCGGCGTCGGGCAGCTGCCGCTCTACTACAGCCATCTCAGCACCGGGCGTCCGGCGGGGACCGCCGACCTGACGCGCCTTCCCACGAGCACGGGAGAGAAGTACGTCTCCCGCTATATCGACGAGCAGAACAGCCCGCTCTACCCCTTCGGCTACGGCCTCTCCTACACCACCTTCGACTTCTCGCCGCCGGTGCTGAGCGTCCCCGTGCTGAAGGCCGCCACGGTCAAGAAGCGGGGCCAGGGCGTGATGCGCGTGAAGTCCCAGGTTCGCAACACGGGCAAGGTGCGGGGAACGGTGGTGGCGCAGCTCTATCTCCGGATCCGAGGTGCCAGCACCGCACAACCCGTGCGTCGGCTCGTGGGCTTCCAGCGTCTCACGTTGACGCCCGGCGAGTCCCGTGACGTGGAGTTCGAATTGGGGTTCCAGGAGCTGTCGTTCCTCGATGCCAGCGCGGCGCGCGTGGTGGAACCCGGAACCCAATACGATCTCTGGGTGGGCGATAGCTCCGAGGCCACACAACACGCCCGCTTCGTGATGGAATAG
- the boxB gene encoding benzoyl-CoA 2,3-epoxidase subunit BoxB produces MCNAYIPNNVDLASSPSVARALTHWQSRFKEWWMERGPADFQSHEVYLRTAVGVEPNGWAHYDYVRLPEYRWGIFLSQPERNRTIGFGDLRGQPVWQEPPEEQSAALRWLIATQGDAEPASVEQQRLLGRTCPSLYDLRNLLQVNVEEARHLWAMVYLLIRHFGAEGRNSAEELLARSSGSQEQPRILDAFNAPVEDWLHFFMYTTFTDRVGKMQLLAAAESAFDPLSRTAHFMAIEEAHHLFVGETGVARVLRRTAELMRRSPNGSARELGGIDLSVIQKYLNLWYSLTLDLFGSEISRKAAAVFSGGVKGRPREARFEDHDGTERPYRIESWDAETRTFRYQDVPMRSAMNEVLRELFIQDCERVVERWNRVLAEEGLSERVQLPSPRFNRHQGLLATGHFSPEGTPLTAEEWERRRAEWLPTPEERAAVRSVQARAVMARGEMANWIAPPTRGIQGKPLDFAYVRVEA; encoded by the coding sequence ATGTGCAATGCGTATATCCCGAATAACGTCGATCTGGCCTCATCCCCGTCCGTGGCGCGAGCGCTGACGCACTGGCAGTCGCGCTTCAAGGAGTGGTGGATGGAGCGGGGCCCCGCCGACTTCCAGTCGCACGAGGTCTACCTGCGCACGGCCGTCGGCGTGGAGCCCAACGGCTGGGCGCACTACGACTATGTCCGGCTCCCGGAGTACCGCTGGGGCATCTTCCTGTCCCAGCCGGAGAGGAACCGGACCATCGGTTTCGGAGATCTGCGCGGGCAGCCGGTGTGGCAGGAGCCTCCCGAGGAGCAGAGCGCCGCCCTGCGCTGGCTCATCGCGACGCAGGGGGACGCCGAGCCGGCTTCCGTGGAGCAGCAGCGGCTGCTGGGCCGCACGTGCCCCTCGCTGTATGACCTGCGCAACCTCCTCCAGGTGAACGTGGAAGAGGCCCGCCACCTCTGGGCGATGGTGTACCTGCTGATCCGCCACTTCGGCGCGGAGGGCAGGAACAGCGCCGAGGAGTTGCTCGCCCGGAGCAGCGGCAGCCAGGAGCAGCCGCGCATCCTCGATGCGTTCAACGCCCCGGTGGAGGACTGGCTGCACTTCTTCATGTACACGACCTTCACGGACCGGGTGGGCAAGATGCAGCTGCTCGCCGCCGCCGAGTCCGCGTTCGATCCGCTCTCCCGGACGGCCCACTTCATGGCCATCGAGGAGGCCCACCACCTGTTCGTCGGTGAGACGGGCGTGGCGCGCGTGCTCCGGCGCACGGCCGAGCTGATGAGGCGCTCACCCAACGGAAGTGCTCGAGAGCTGGGGGGAATCGATCTCTCCGTCATCCAGAAGTACCTCAACCTCTGGTACTCGCTGACGTTGGACTTGTTCGGTTCGGAGATCTCCCGCAAGGCAGCCGCGGTCTTCAGCGGTGGCGTGAAGGGGCGTCCTCGCGAGGCGAGGTTCGAGGACCACGATGGAACCGAGCGCCCCTATCGCATCGAGTCCTGGGATGCGGAGACCCGCACGTTCCGCTACCAGGACGTCCCCATGCGCTCGGCGATGAACGAGGTGCTGCGAGAGCTCTTCATCCAGGACTGCGAGCGCGTGGTGGAGCGCTGGAACCGCGTCCTCGCCGAAGAGGGCCTGAGCGAGCGGGTGCAGCTGCCGTCTCCTCGCTTCAACCGCCACCAGGGCCTGCTGGCAACCGGCCACTTCTCGCCGGAGGGCACTCCCCTGACGGCGGAGGAGTGGGAGCGCCGAAGGGCGGAGTGGTTGCCCACTCCCGAGGAGCGGGCGGCCGTGAGGAGCGTGCAGGCCCGGGCCGTGATGGCGCGTGGTGAGATGGCGAACTGGATTGCGCCTCCCACCCGGGGCATCCAAGGCAAGCCGCTGGACTTTGCCTACGTCCGCGTGGAGGCCTGA